In Mycolicibacterium mucogenicum DSM 44124, the following are encoded in one genomic region:
- the rplM gene encoding 50S ribosomal protein L13 translates to MPTFTPKAGDTTRQWYVIDAQDVVLGRLAVEAAKLLRGKHKPTFTPNSDEGDFVIIINAEKIALSGKKLTDKFAYRHSGFPGGLSKRSIGEQLVKHPTRTVENAIVGMLPHNKLSRQVQKKLKVYAGPDHPHAAQQPIPYEIKQVAQ, encoded by the coding sequence GTGCCTACGTTCACGCCGAAGGCGGGTGACACCACGCGTCAGTGGTACGTCATCGACGCCCAAGACGTGGTACTCGGCCGGCTCGCCGTGGAAGCAGCCAAGCTGCTCCGCGGCAAGCACAAGCCGACGTTCACGCCCAACTCCGATGAGGGCGACTTCGTCATCATCATCAACGCCGAGAAGATTGCCCTGTCGGGCAAGAAGCTCACCGACAAGTTTGCTTACCGTCACTCGGGTTTCCCGGGCGGTCTGAGCAAGCGCTCCATCGGCGAACAGCTGGTGAAGCACCCGACCCGCACCGTTGAGAACGCGATCGTCGGCATGCTCCCGCACAACAAGCTGTCGCGCCAGGTGCAGAAGAAGCTGAAGGTGTACGCGGGTCCTGATCATCCGCACGCCGCGCAGCAGCCGATTCCTTACGAGATCAAGCAGGTGGCCCAGTGA
- a CDS encoding NADH:flavin oxidoreductase → MAHQLIDPLLQPFRLKNMTLRNRVVSTSHEPSYTEDGMPKRRYRLYHEEKAKGGISLTMMGGSAVVAPDSPSAFGNLHVYKDEIVPWLSELAYGVHEHGAAVMCQITHLGRRTSNYDGDWLPVVYPSAIREPAHRSFPKVAEEWDMDRIVKAYADATERCRAAGLDGIELEAYTHLLDAFWSPLTNHRDDEYGMGSMEDRLRFPLRVIRAVREAAGPDFAVGIRMSLDEDLPGGLQYEDGIEIAKRLVPEGIDFISVIKGYMASDEALSRVIPPMGTPVAPHLSFAGQVKKELGIPVMHASRINDVATARHAIRDGLLDLVGMTRAHIADPHIVAKIQAGEEDRIRPCVGATYCLDEIYQNRDAKCVHNPSTGREDRLPHRVDKASGPARTAVVIGAGPAGLEAARVLGERGHRVVVFEASDLPGGQVRIASSSPRRRDLISIIEWRLDECKLLGVDIRTNRYVDVDEVLAENPDIVVVATGGVPNTEFLTEGANLVTDGWDVLCGAVHPRGEVMLYDDNGGHPGLDAAEVLARTGVDLEFVTPERTLAPDVGGVNYPGYFKVFAEHDVRVTLNERLTGVRRKDGRLEVDLYNEYAHATRQRMVDHVVVEHGTLPSDELYFGLVPSSTNLGEVDQQALLNLQPQTVMRNADGGYQLFRIGDAVASRNIHAAIYDAFRLCLVL, encoded by the coding sequence ATGGCGCATCAGCTCATCGATCCGCTCCTGCAGCCCTTCCGGCTGAAGAACATGACCCTGCGCAATCGCGTGGTGAGCACATCGCACGAGCCGTCCTATACCGAAGATGGCATGCCCAAGCGCCGCTATCGGCTGTATCACGAGGAGAAGGCCAAGGGTGGCATCTCGCTGACCATGATGGGCGGCTCCGCGGTCGTCGCGCCCGACAGCCCTTCTGCCTTCGGCAATCTGCACGTCTACAAGGACGAGATCGTGCCGTGGCTCAGCGAGCTGGCCTACGGCGTCCACGAACACGGCGCCGCGGTCATGTGCCAGATCACCCACCTGGGCCGGCGCACCAGCAACTACGACGGCGACTGGCTGCCGGTGGTGTACCCGTCCGCCATCCGCGAACCCGCCCATCGGTCCTTCCCCAAGGTGGCCGAGGAGTGGGACATGGACCGCATTGTCAAGGCCTACGCCGACGCCACCGAGCGGTGCCGCGCGGCCGGCCTCGACGGCATCGAACTCGAGGCCTACACCCATCTGCTCGACGCGTTCTGGTCGCCGCTGACCAACCACCGCGACGACGAGTACGGCATGGGCAGCATGGAGGACCGACTTCGGTTCCCGCTCAGGGTGATCCGGGCGGTGCGCGAGGCCGCCGGACCGGACTTCGCGGTCGGCATCCGGATGTCACTCGACGAGGACCTGCCCGGCGGGCTGCAGTACGAGGACGGCATCGAGATCGCCAAACGCCTCGTGCCCGAGGGCATCGACTTCATCAGCGTGATCAAGGGCTACATGGCCAGTGACGAGGCGCTGTCGCGCGTCATCCCGCCGATGGGGACCCCGGTCGCCCCGCACCTGTCGTTCGCCGGGCAGGTCAAGAAGGAACTCGGCATCCCCGTCATGCATGCCTCCCGCATCAACGATGTCGCCACCGCCCGGCACGCGATCCGCGACGGCCTGCTCGACCTCGTCGGTATGACACGTGCGCACATCGCCGACCCGCACATCGTCGCGAAAATCCAAGCGGGCGAGGAGGATCGGATTCGCCCCTGCGTCGGCGCGACCTACTGCCTCGACGAGATCTACCAGAACCGCGACGCCAAGTGCGTGCACAATCCGTCCACCGGTCGTGAGGACCGGCTGCCGCACCGTGTCGACAAGGCGTCCGGGCCCGCGCGGACGGCGGTGGTCATCGGGGCCGGGCCGGCCGGGTTGGAAGCCGCCCGGGTGCTCGGCGAGCGCGGTCACCGCGTCGTGGTCTTCGAGGCCTCCGACCTGCCCGGGGGGCAGGTGCGGATCGCGTCGTCGTCACCGCGCCGGCGCGATCTCATCAGCATCATCGAGTGGCGGCTGGACGAGTGCAAACTGCTCGGGGTCGACATCCGCACCAACCGCTACGTCGACGTCGACGAGGTGCTGGCCGAGAACCCCGACATCGTCGTGGTCGCGACCGGCGGCGTGCCGAACACCGAATTCCTCACCGAGGGAGCCAATCTCGTCACCGACGGGTGGGACGTGTTGTGCGGCGCGGTACATCCGCGCGGCGAGGTCATGCTGTACGACGACAACGGCGGTCACCCCGGATTGGATGCCGCCGAGGTGCTGGCCCGGACCGGCGTCGACCTCGAGTTCGTCACCCCCGAGCGGACTTTGGCGCCCGACGTCGGCGGCGTGAACTACCCCGGCTACTTCAAGGTGTTCGCCGAGCACGACGTGCGCGTCACGCTCAACGAGCGCCTGACCGGGGTGCGCCGCAAGGACGGCCGGCTCGAAGTGGACCTGTACAACGAATACGCGCACGCCACGCGGCAGCGCATGGTCGACCACGTCGTCGTCGAACACGGCACGCTGCCGTCCGACGAGTTGTACTTCGGCCTGGTTCCCAGTTCCACCAACCTCGGCGAGGTCGACCAGCAGGCGCTGCTCAACCTGCAGCCGCAGACCGTCATGCGCAACGCCGACGGCGGCTACCAGCTGTTCCGGATCGGTGACGCCGTCGCCAGTCGCAACATCCACGCCGCGATCTACGACGCGTTCCGGCTCTGCCTCGTTCTCTGA
- the glmM gene encoding phosphoglucosamine mutase: protein MSRLFGTDGVRGVANRDLTAELALALGSAAARRLCSTSGAGRCVAVVGRDPRASGEMLEAAVIAGITSEGVDVLRVGVLPTPAVAYLTASYDAQLGVMISASHNPMPDNGIKIFGTGGHKLDDDTEDRIAELVAAGPGTRPTGAGIGRVLDAADALDRYLTHAAKAAVAPLAGLTVVVDCANGAASAAAPQAYRAAGATVIAINAEPTGLNINDGCGSTHMAQLQQAVIDHGADLGLAHDGDADRCLAVDASGALVDGDAIMVVLALAMRDAGELVSNTLVATVMSNLGLHLAMREAGIEVRTTGVGDRYVLEELRAGRFSLGGEQSGHIVMPELGTTGDGIVTGLRLMSRMAQTGSNLAQLCAPMKTLPQVLINVEVADKATVAQAPAVQTAVAEAEAELGDTGRILLRPSGTEQVVRVMVEAADEDTARMVAFRVAESVSEQP from the coding sequence ATGAGTCGGCTGTTCGGCACCGATGGCGTCCGTGGCGTCGCAAACCGTGATCTGACCGCGGAGTTGGCGTTGGCGCTGGGTTCAGCTGCCGCCCGCCGGCTCTGCTCGACCTCCGGCGCCGGCCGTTGCGTCGCAGTCGTCGGACGAGATCCCCGGGCCAGTGGCGAGATGCTGGAGGCCGCGGTCATCGCCGGCATCACGAGCGAGGGCGTCGACGTGCTGCGGGTCGGCGTGCTGCCGACCCCCGCGGTGGCCTATCTGACCGCCTCGTATGACGCGCAGCTCGGCGTGATGATCTCCGCCTCGCACAACCCCATGCCGGACAACGGCATCAAGATTTTCGGTACCGGCGGGCACAAGCTCGACGACGACACCGAGGACCGCATCGCCGAACTGGTGGCCGCCGGTCCGGGTACCCGGCCGACGGGCGCCGGCATCGGCCGCGTGCTCGACGCCGCCGACGCACTGGACCGCTACCTCACCCACGCCGCCAAGGCCGCGGTCGCGCCGCTGGCCGGACTGACGGTCGTCGTCGACTGCGCGAACGGCGCCGCCTCGGCGGCCGCCCCGCAGGCATATCGAGCGGCCGGAGCCACAGTTATAGCGATCAACGCCGAGCCGACGGGCCTCAACATCAACGACGGCTGCGGCTCCACCCACATGGCGCAGCTGCAGCAGGCCGTCATCGACCACGGCGCCGACCTGGGCCTGGCCCACGACGGCGACGCCGACCGCTGTCTGGCCGTCGACGCGTCGGGCGCCCTCGTCGACGGCGACGCGATCATGGTGGTGCTGGCGCTGGCCATGCGCGACGCCGGCGAGCTGGTCTCGAACACCTTGGTGGCGACCGTGATGAGCAACCTCGGCCTGCACCTGGCGATGCGCGAGGCCGGCATCGAGGTGCGCACGACGGGCGTGGGGGACCGGTACGTGCTCGAAGAGCTGCGCGCGGGACGGTTCTCGCTCGGCGGCGAGCAGTCCGGCCACATCGTGATGCCCGAGCTGGGCACCACGGGCGACGGCATCGTCACCGGACTGCGGCTCATGTCGCGCATGGCGCAGACCGGGTCGAACCTGGCGCAGCTGTGTGCGCCCATGAAGACGTTGCCGCAGGTACTCATCAACGTCGAGGTGGCCGACAAGGCCACGGTGGCCCAGGCGCCGGCGGTGCAGACCGCGGTCGCCGAAGCCGAGGCCGAACTCGGTGACACCGGCCGAATCCTGTTGCGTCCCTCCGGAACCGAACAGGTGGTCCGGGTCATGGTGGAGGCCGCAGACGAGGACACCGCGCGCATGGTCGCGTTCCGTGTCGCCGAATCCGTCAGCGAGCAGCCCTGA
- the rpsI gene encoding 30S ribosomal protein S9, whose protein sequence is MTEVDVTEVTEFEVTEEAAPREPVYIDRPIQTVGRRKEAVVRVRLVPGTGKFNLDGRSLEDYFPNKVHQQLIKAPLVTVDRVDTVDIYAHLDGGGPSGQAGALRLAIARALILVQPEDRPALKKAGFLTRDPRAIERKKYGLKKARKAPQYSKR, encoded by the coding sequence GTGACTGAAGTCGACGTGACTGAAGTGACCGAGTTCGAGGTGACCGAAGAAGCGGCACCGCGCGAGCCCGTGTACATCGACCGTCCGATCCAGACCGTTGGCCGCCGCAAGGAAGCCGTCGTCCGCGTTCGCCTGGTGCCCGGCACCGGCAAGTTCAACCTGGACGGCCGCAGCCTGGAGGACTACTTCCCGAACAAGGTGCACCAGCAGCTGATCAAGGCCCCGCTGGTGACCGTCGACCGCGTCGACACGGTGGACATCTACGCCCACCTCGACGGTGGCGGCCCCTCGGGCCAGGCCGGCGCGCTGCGTCTGGCCATCGCCCGTGCGCTGATCCTGGTTCAGCCCGAGGATCGTCCGGCACTCAAGAAGGCCGGGTTCCTGACCCGTGACCCGCGTGCCATCGAGCGCAAGAAGTACGGCCTCAAGAAGGCCCGCAAGGCGCCTCAGTACAGCAAGCGCTGA
- a CDS encoding sarcosine oxidase subunit gamma, with the protein MAETLTRRSPLQGWAAQFAATAPAALLTEEPFTTMVDLWVDPAGAGGAEAAGVLGLAALPTTPGACVTGPDSTVIWFGPEEWLVTSTQRGGEALEAELHDAVAAAGGAAVDVSAQRTMVRLRGAHARDVLAKGCSLDLHPRVFGPGAAAQTMLALAAVVLIPLDDRGTDYRIIVRSSFAGYLADWLIDAVEEFE; encoded by the coding sequence ATGGCTGAAACCCTCACTCGCCGTAGCCCGTTGCAGGGTTGGGCCGCCCAGTTCGCGGCGACCGCACCGGCAGCGCTCCTCACCGAGGAGCCGTTCACCACGATGGTCGATCTGTGGGTCGACCCGGCCGGAGCCGGCGGCGCCGAAGCTGCCGGTGTCCTCGGTCTCGCCGCGTTGCCGACCACACCGGGTGCCTGTGTCACCGGTCCCGATTCGACGGTGATCTGGTTCGGACCCGAGGAGTGGCTGGTGACCTCGACGCAGCGCGGCGGTGAGGCACTCGAGGCCGAGCTGCACGACGCGGTCGCCGCGGCCGGCGGTGCTGCCGTCGACGTGTCGGCACAGCGCACCATGGTGCGGCTGCGTGGGGCGCACGCCCGCGACGTGCTGGCCAAGGGCTGCTCGCTGGACCTGCACCCGCGGGTGTTCGGCCCGGGCGCTGCGGCTCAGACGATGCTGGCGTTGGCCGCCGTCGTGCTGATTCCGTTGGACGACAGGGGAACCGACTACCGGATCATCGTCCGCTCGTCGTTCGCCGGCTACCTCGCCGACTGGTTGATCGATGCGGTGGAGGAATTCGAGTAA
- a CDS encoding S-(hydroxymethyl)mycothiol dehydrogenase produces the protein MPQQVRGVIARAKGAPVEVTTIVIPDPGPGEVVVNVQACGVCHTDLTYREGGINDEYPFLLGHEAAGIVEEVGPGVESVAVGDFVILNWRAVCGQCRACKRGRPQYCFDTFNATQKMTLEDGTELTPALGIGAFADKTLVHAGQCTKVDANADPAVVGLLGCGVMAGLGAAVNTGNVSRGDSVAVIGCGGVGDAAIMGSRLAGAGKIIAVDRDPRKLEWAKELGATHTINAAEVDTVEAVQELTGGFGADVVIDAVGRPETWKQAFYARDLAGTVVLVGVPTPDMTLEMPLVDFFSRGGALKSSWYGDCLPERDFPMLVDLYQQGRIPLERFVSERIKLDEVEDAFHTMHAGNVLRSVVVL, from the coding sequence ATGCCGCAACAAGTTCGAGGTGTCATCGCCCGCGCCAAGGGGGCCCCGGTCGAGGTCACCACCATCGTGATCCCGGACCCCGGCCCCGGCGAGGTGGTGGTGAACGTCCAGGCGTGCGGCGTCTGCCACACGGACCTGACCTACCGCGAGGGCGGCATCAACGACGAGTATCCGTTCCTGCTCGGCCACGAGGCCGCCGGCATCGTCGAAGAGGTCGGCCCGGGTGTCGAATCGGTGGCGGTCGGCGACTTCGTGATCCTCAACTGGCGTGCGGTGTGCGGCCAGTGCCGGGCGTGCAAGCGCGGCCGTCCGCAGTACTGCTTCGACACGTTCAATGCCACCCAGAAGATGACGCTCGAGGATGGCACCGAGCTGACCCCGGCGCTGGGCATCGGGGCGTTCGCCGACAAGACGCTGGTCCACGCGGGGCAGTGCACCAAGGTCGACGCCAATGCCGACCCGGCGGTGGTCGGCCTGCTGGGCTGCGGCGTGATGGCCGGGCTCGGCGCGGCCGTCAACACCGGCAACGTCTCCCGCGGCGACTCGGTGGCCGTGATCGGCTGCGGCGGCGTCGGCGACGCCGCCATCATGGGCTCCCGGCTCGCCGGCGCGGGCAAGATCATCGCGGTCGACCGCGACCCGCGAAAGCTGGAGTGGGCCAAGGAACTCGGCGCCACCCACACCATCAACGCCGCGGAAGTGGACACCGTCGAGGCGGTGCAGGAGCTCACCGGTGGGTTCGGCGCCGACGTCGTGATCGACGCTGTCGGTCGCCCGGAAACCTGGAAGCAGGCGTTCTACGCCCGTGACCTCGCCGGCACCGTTGTCCTCGTCGGCGTGCCCACCCCCGACATGACGCTGGAGATGCCACTGGTCGACTTCTTCTCCCGCGGCGGAGCACTGAAGTCGTCGTGGTACGGCGACTGCCTGCCCGAGCGCGATTTCCCGATGCTGGTCGATCTCTACCAGCAGGGCCGAATCCCGTTGGAGCGCTTCGTCTCCGAGCGGATCAAGCTCGACGAGGTCGAGGATGCCTTCCACACCATGCACGCCGGCAACGTGCTGCGTTCGGTGGTGGTGCTGTGA
- a CDS encoding L-serine ammonia-lyase yields the protein MTISVFDLFSVGIGPSSSHTVGPMRAAARFVDDLHTLDAFGGATGVADVRVDLYGSLAATGAGHGTMTAILLGLEGNRPEEIRTDVMERRVEEMRACGHIMLGGLRPIALTEADMVLRPLTVLPFHPNGMTLTALDAHGAELHLQTYFSIGGGFVVTEAESLQPATTRALSFHSAKEMLELCRQRDCRISDLMLAVECETRTADEVRARLLHIRDVMVECEVRGIARDGYLPGPMHVRRRARDWFERLNAEDWNKQPEFAEDWVNLVALAVNEENASGGRVVTAPTNGAAGIVPAVMHYAVHYTRAGRRDPDGTAVRFLLTAGAIGSLYKERASISGAEVGCQGEVGSAASMAAGALAEILGGTPEQVENAAEIAMEHSLGLTCDPIQGLVQVPCIERNAISAGKAINAARMALRGDGAHYVSLDQVIETMRTTGADMHSKYKETSMGGLAVNVPVNYVEC from the coding sequence GTGACCATCAGCGTGTTCGACCTCTTCTCCGTCGGCATCGGTCCGTCGAGCTCACACACCGTCGGACCGATGCGGGCCGCCGCCCGATTCGTCGACGATCTGCACACCCTCGACGCCTTCGGCGGCGCCACCGGGGTCGCGGACGTCCGGGTCGACCTCTACGGGTCACTGGCCGCCACCGGCGCCGGCCACGGCACCATGACGGCCATCCTGCTCGGCCTCGAAGGCAACCGCCCCGAGGAGATCCGGACCGATGTCATGGAACGGCGCGTCGAGGAGATGCGGGCCTGCGGCCACATCATGCTCGGCGGGCTACGCCCGATCGCGCTCACCGAGGCCGATATGGTCCTGCGCCCGTTGACGGTCCTGCCGTTCCACCCCAATGGCATGACGCTGACCGCACTCGATGCGCACGGGGCCGAGTTGCACCTGCAGACCTACTTCTCCATCGGCGGCGGGTTCGTCGTCACCGAGGCCGAAAGCCTGCAACCCGCCACGACCCGGGCGCTGTCGTTCCACTCCGCCAAGGAGATGCTGGAACTCTGCCGCCAACGCGACTGCCGCATCAGCGATCTCATGCTTGCCGTCGAATGCGAGACCCGTACTGCCGACGAGGTCCGCGCCCGGCTGCTGCACATCCGCGACGTGATGGTCGAGTGCGAAGTGCGCGGCATCGCGCGCGACGGCTACCTCCCCGGGCCCATGCACGTGCGCCGCCGCGCCCGGGACTGGTTCGAGCGCCTCAATGCCGAGGACTGGAACAAGCAGCCCGAATTCGCCGAGGACTGGGTGAATCTCGTCGCGCTGGCGGTCAACGAGGAGAACGCGTCCGGCGGCCGGGTCGTCACCGCCCCCACCAACGGCGCCGCCGGCATCGTGCCCGCGGTGATGCACTACGCCGTGCACTACACCCGGGCCGGCCGCCGCGATCCCGACGGCACCGCGGTGCGGTTCCTGCTGACCGCGGGCGCCATCGGTTCCCTCTACAAGGAGCGCGCGTCCATCTCCGGCGCGGAGGTCGGCTGCCAGGGCGAGGTCGGGTCGGCGGCATCGATGGCGGCCGGCGCACTGGCCGAAATCCTCGGTGGCACACCGGAACAGGTCGAGAACGCCGCCGAGATCGCGATGGAGCACAGCCTCGGACTCACCTGTGATCCCATCCAGGGGCTCGTCCAGGTTCCGTGCATCGAGCGCAACGCGATCTCGGCCGGCAAGGCCATCAACGCGGCCCGCATGGCACTGCGCGGCGACGGCGCCCACTACGTCTCGCTGGATCAGGTCATCGAGACCATGCGGACCACCGGCGCCGACATGCACTCCAAATACAAGGAGACCTCCATGGGCGGCCTCGCGGTCAACGTGCCGGTGAACTACGTCGAATGCTGA
- a CDS encoding MBL fold metallo-hydrolase yields the protein MSGQLRIDRVVTSGTFSLDGGTWDVDNNVWVIGDDSEVVIVDAAHTAPQIVDAVAGRNVVAVVVTHGHNDHVTVAPELAYELHAPILLHPGDDMLWQASHPDEKYWNLDAGQRIGVAGTEIEVIHTPGHSPGSVCLYLPEAGALFSGDTLFNGGPGATGRSYSDFPTIIDSIRDSILTLPEETRVHTGHGDHTTVGAEAPHLAEWIARGH from the coding sequence GTGAGCGGGCAGCTCCGCATCGACCGTGTCGTCACCTCCGGGACCTTCAGCCTCGACGGCGGGACGTGGGACGTCGACAACAACGTATGGGTGATCGGCGATGACTCCGAGGTCGTCATCGTCGACGCCGCCCACACCGCGCCCCAGATCGTCGACGCCGTCGCCGGCCGCAACGTGGTGGCGGTCGTCGTCACCCACGGGCACAACGACCACGTGACCGTCGCCCCGGAGCTGGCGTACGAGCTGCACGCGCCGATCCTGCTGCACCCCGGCGACGACATGCTCTGGCAGGCAAGCCATCCCGATGAGAAGTACTGGAATCTGGACGCCGGCCAGCGGATCGGTGTCGCGGGTACCGAGATCGAGGTCATTCACACGCCCGGGCACTCGCCTGGCTCGGTGTGCCTGTACCTGCCGGAGGCCGGTGCGCTGTTCTCCGGGGACACGCTGTTCAACGGCGGGCCCGGTGCCACCGGGCGGTCCTACAGTGACTTCCCGACGATCATCGACTCCATCCGGGATTCGATCCTGACACTGCCGGAGGAAACCCGGGTGCACACCGGCCACGGCGACCACACCACGGTGGGTGCCGAGGCCCCGCATCTGGCGGAGTGGATCGCCCGCGGCCACTGA
- a CDS encoding 2Fe-2S iron-sulfur cluster-binding protein gives MSTALRTETGGRIDRDTVHTFTFNGQEYTGHAGDTLASALLANGVHHVTSSIKMGRPRGFTSAWAEDTGGLVQIEYPFPEPMLLATTVELYDGLVARGLPGQGRLADVADPARYDSTHVHADVLVAGAGPAGLAAALTAARAGARVVLIDEQSEAGGALLGSTDTISGRPALQWVADAVAELATYPDVLHLQRTTAFGHYDDGFVLALQRRTDHLGAAAPAAVSRQRVWRIRARHVIVAAGAHERPVVFTDNDRPGIMLAAGARTFLHRYGVKVGERAVVFTTNDSAYQAALDLHDAGVSISAIVDARDGVATDLRAACDSRGIELRTGSVVSGSRGENRVSAAIVTGADGTSDELACDVLLISGGWNPAVHLFSQVRGQLRYDAALGAFVPGVELDEVSVAGSAAGTFNLPGCLRDGRAAATRALAGLGFTPATEPLAGESDSIRATGAPAVLWRVPDADGATQFVDVQRDATVADLVRAVGAGMRSMEHIKRYTTIGTAHDQGKTSGVVASGITAELLGVPVADLGVTTFRPPYTPVAFAALAGRSRGRMFDPERVTAVHDWHVARGAVFEDVGQWKRPRYYPLPGEDMETAVLRECAAARTGVGILDGSTLGKIDVQGPDAGAFLDLLYTNLMSTLKVGMLRYGVMCGVDGMVIDDGTVMRLADDRFQVFTTTGGAARILDWMEEWLQTEWPHLRVRLTSVTEQWHTFPVVGPRSRDVIGAVFPGVDVSNEAFPFMAWRDTQLDGVHVRIGRVSFSGELAYEVNVMGWYATAVWERLIEAGEPFGITPYGTETMHVLRAEKGYPIIGQDTDGTVTPQDLGMNWVVSKKKPDFVGKRSFTRAENLNPLRKQFVGLLPVDARTVLPEGAQIIETPADGTLPPPPVPMLGHVTSSYRSAELGRPFALALVKGGHARIGDTLTVPVDGALVAVEVTGSVLVDPEGARRDG, from the coding sequence ATGAGCACCGCACTGCGCACCGAAACCGGTGGCCGTATCGACCGGGATACGGTGCACACCTTCACTTTCAACGGCCAGGAGTACACCGGCCACGCCGGCGACACGCTGGCGTCGGCGCTGCTGGCCAACGGCGTACATCACGTCACCTCCAGCATCAAGATGGGCCGGCCCCGCGGTTTCACCTCGGCGTGGGCCGAGGACACCGGCGGCCTCGTCCAGATCGAGTACCCCTTCCCCGAGCCCATGCTGCTGGCCACCACCGTCGAGCTGTACGACGGTCTCGTCGCACGCGGCCTCCCGGGACAGGGCCGGCTCGCGGACGTCGCCGACCCCGCGCGCTACGACTCGACCCACGTGCACGCCGACGTCCTGGTGGCCGGGGCCGGCCCGGCCGGACTCGCGGCCGCGCTGACGGCCGCCCGCGCCGGTGCCCGCGTCGTGCTGATCGACGAACAGAGCGAGGCCGGCGGCGCCCTGTTGGGCAGCACCGACACCATCTCCGGCCGTCCGGCACTGCAGTGGGTTGCCGACGCGGTCGCCGAACTCGCCACCTACCCCGACGTGCTGCACCTGCAGCGCACCACGGCATTCGGCCACTACGACGACGGCTTCGTCCTTGCGCTGCAACGGCGTACCGATCACCTCGGGGCCGCTGCTCCGGCAGCGGTGAGCCGGCAGCGGGTCTGGCGGATCCGGGCCCGGCACGTCATCGTCGCCGCCGGCGCACACGAGCGGCCGGTGGTGTTCACCGACAACGATCGGCCCGGCATCATGCTGGCGGCCGGCGCCCGCACCTTCCTGCACCGCTACGGCGTCAAGGTCGGCGAGCGGGCCGTCGTGTTCACCACCAACGACAGCGCCTACCAGGCCGCGCTGGACCTGCACGACGCCGGCGTGTCGATCAGCGCGATCGTCGATGCCCGGGACGGGGTCGCCACAGATCTGCGCGCCGCCTGTGATTCCCGTGGCATCGAACTGCGCACCGGATCGGTCGTCAGTGGCAGCCGCGGTGAGAACCGGGTCAGCGCCGCCATCGTCACCGGAGCGGACGGCACGTCCGACGAACTGGCATGCGACGTGCTGCTGATCAGCGGCGGCTGGAACCCCGCGGTCCACCTGTTCAGTCAGGTGCGCGGGCAGTTGCGCTACGACGCCGCCCTCGGCGCGTTCGTTCCGGGTGTCGAGCTCGACGAAGTGAGTGTCGCCGGCTCGGCCGCAGGCACGTTCAACCTGCCCGGTTGCCTGCGCGACGGTCGCGCCGCCGCCACTCGCGCCCTCGCCGGTCTCGGTTTCACCCCCGCGACCGAACCGCTTGCCGGAGAGTCGGATTCGATCCGGGCCACGGGCGCACCCGCCGTGCTGTGGCGGGTTCCCGATGCCGACGGTGCGACGCAGTTCGTCGATGTCCAGCGGGACGCGACGGTGGCGGACCTCGTTCGCGCGGTTGGCGCGGGCATGCGCTCGATGGAACACATCAAGCGCTACACCACCATCGGCACCGCGCACGATCAGGGCAAGACGTCCGGCGTCGTCGCCTCGGGCATCACCGCCGAACTGCTCGGTGTCCCCGTGGCGGATCTCGGCGTCACCACGTTCCGGCCGCCGTACACGCCGGTCGCGTTCGCTGCCCTGGCCGGCCGCAGCCGTGGCCGGATGTTCGACCCGGAACGCGTTACCGCAGTGCATGATTGGCACGTCGCCCGCGGCGCGGTGTTCGAGGACGTCGGCCAGTGGAAGCGTCCGCGCTACTACCCGCTGCCCGGCGAAGACATGGAGACCGCGGTGTTGCGCGAATGCGCAGCTGCCCGAACGGGTGTCGGCATCCTCGACGGCTCGACGCTGGGCAAGATCGACGTCCAGGGGCCCGATGCCGGCGCCTTCCTCGACCTGCTCTACACGAACCTGATGAGCACGCTCAAGGTCGGCATGCTGCGGTACGGCGTGATGTGCGGCGTCGACGGCATGGTGATCGACGACGGCACCGTGATGCGGCTGGCCGACGATCGCTTCCAGGTCTTCACGACCACGGGCGGCGCCGCCCGCATCCTGGACTGGATGGAGGAATGGCTGCAGACGGAGTGGCCGCACCTGCGTGTGCGCCTCACCTCCGTCACCGAGCAGTGGCACACCTTCCCGGTGGTCGGCCCGCGCTCGCGGGACGTCATCGGCGCGGTGTTCCCGGGCGTCGACGTCAGCAATGAGGCTTTCCCGTTCATGGCCTGGCGCGACACCCAGCTCGACGGCGTGCACGTCCGGATCGGCCGGGTCAGCTTCTCGGGCGAGCTGGCGTACGAGGTCAACGTCATGGGCTGGTACGCAACGGCGGTGTGGGAGAGGCTGATCGAGGCCGGCGAACCCTTCGGCATCACGCCGTACGGCACCGAGACCATGCACGTGCTGCGCGCCGAGAAGGGCTACCCGATCATCGGGCAGGACACCGACGGCACCGTCACGCCACAGGACCTCGGGATGAACTGGGTGGTCTCGAAGAAGAAGCCCGACTTCGTCGGCAAGCGCTCGTTCACGCGCGCCGAGAACCTCAATCCGCTGCGCAAGCAGTTCGTCGGACTCCTGCCGGTCGATGCGCGGACCGTGCTGCCCGAAGGCGCCCAGATCATCGAGACCCCGGCCGACGGCACGTTGCCGCCACCACCGGTTCCCATGCTCGGCCATGTCACGTCGAGCTACCGCAGCGCCGAGCTGGGGCGCCCGTTCGCCCTGGCGTTGGTCAAGGGCGGACACGCCCGTATCGGAGACACCCTCACCGTTCCGGTGGACGGTGCCCTGGTGGCCGTCGAGGTCACCGGTTCCGTCCTCGTCGATCCCGAAGGAGCACGCCGCGATGGCTGA